In the Artemia franciscana chromosome 1, ASM3288406v1, whole genome shotgun sequence genome, one interval contains:
- the LOC136031721 gene encoding uncharacterized protein LOC136031721, translating to MILPLWKWKGSRRICSNYHGIKLLSVPSKLFVMTLLDCCTTFLRSQQAGFMPGRSTMEQIFTMQQLIEKTWEFQQKAYVAFVDFKAAFNSVNQQSLWLILKTTGLPAKYCNLFEQLHAGT from the coding sequence ATGATTCTGCCTCTCTGGAAATGGAAAGGCAGTCGCAGAATCTGCTCCAACTATCATGGCATCAAACTCCTCTCTGTGCCCAGTAAGCTCTTTGTTATGACCCTCCTGGACTGCTGTACCACTTTCCTCAGAAGCCAACAGGCTGGCTTCATGCCAGGAAGGTCCACCatggagcaaatattcacaatgcagcagctgatagaaaagacttgggaatttcaacaaaaagcataTGTTGCCTTTGTGGATTTCAAGGCTGCTTTCAATTCTGTCAACCAGCAGTCACTCTGGCTCATACTGAAAACAACAGGACTACCAGCAAAGTACTGCAACCTGTTTGAGCAGCTCCATGCAGGGACTTAG